The following proteins come from a genomic window of Natrinema saccharevitans:
- the argS gene encoding arginine--tRNA ligase, protein MFLALRAEVEGALEGALAALDFPTDDLGIEEPPDDVASVLASSVAFRLAGEAGAPPPQVAGRVADEIDADELTYVSVVQTQGPYLNFLPSDAYFAETLSEATDERYGHLPDRDTSVVVEHTSANPTGPVHVGRARNPIIGDAVANLLEYAGYDVDRHYYVNDAGRQMAVFTWAYETFDEADLESEPERDRKEYDLVRYYRKGNRVLENAPDEEVEAAETEIESIMQGLEAGDDETYERVSEVVDQVLGGMTECLERLPAEFDEFVKETRFMRNGDTDDLVSRLKDLDESVYEEDAWQLDLEDHGIDKNLVFLRSDGTSLYATRDLAHHEWKFDEYDRAVTVLGEDHKLQARQLRTTLELLGNDTDDLRQVLYSYVNLPEGKMSTRRGTGVDLDDLLDEAIDRAREEVEDRLDDRIRDDELDDDDIERIAHQVGIGAVRYDIVSKQPTKAITFEWDRALDFEAQSAPYVQYVHARCCGILEEAGLDPDSDLETQDVTLEALEADLLGTDAERDLLETIARFPAVVDEAGDDLEPHRIATYTREFADRFNGFYRECPVLADDVDPEVREARLALVAASKHTVANALSILGVAAPRSM, encoded by the coding sequence ATGTTCCTTGCCCTACGCGCGGAAGTCGAGGGCGCCCTCGAGGGGGCGCTCGCCGCGCTCGACTTTCCGACGGACGATCTCGGGATCGAAGAACCGCCGGACGACGTCGCGAGCGTGCTGGCCTCGAGCGTCGCCTTCCGACTGGCCGGCGAGGCCGGTGCGCCGCCGCCGCAGGTCGCCGGGCGGGTCGCCGACGAGATCGACGCCGACGAGTTGACCTACGTCTCGGTGGTGCAGACGCAGGGCCCCTATCTCAACTTCCTGCCCAGCGACGCCTACTTCGCCGAGACGCTGTCCGAAGCGACCGACGAGCGCTACGGTCACCTGCCGGACCGCGACACGAGCGTCGTCGTCGAACACACGAGCGCGAACCCGACGGGGCCGGTCCACGTCGGCCGCGCGCGGAACCCGATCATCGGCGACGCCGTCGCCAACCTGCTCGAGTACGCCGGCTACGACGTCGATCGCCACTACTACGTCAACGACGCCGGCCGACAGATGGCCGTTTTCACCTGGGCCTACGAGACCTTCGACGAGGCGGACTTGGAGAGCGAGCCCGAACGCGACCGCAAAGAGTACGACCTCGTGCGCTACTACCGGAAGGGCAACCGGGTCCTCGAGAACGCGCCCGACGAGGAGGTCGAAGCGGCCGAGACCGAGATCGAGTCGATCATGCAGGGCCTCGAGGCGGGCGACGACGAGACCTACGAGCGCGTCAGCGAGGTCGTCGATCAGGTGCTGGGCGGGATGACCGAGTGTCTGGAGCGCCTGCCAGCCGAGTTCGACGAGTTCGTCAAGGAGACCCGCTTCATGCGCAACGGCGACACCGACGACCTCGTCTCGCGGCTCAAAGACCTCGACGAGTCGGTCTACGAGGAGGATGCCTGGCAGCTCGACCTCGAGGATCACGGGATCGACAAGAACCTCGTCTTCCTGCGTTCGGACGGCACCTCCCTCTATGCCACGCGGGACCTGGCCCACCACGAGTGGAAGTTCGACGAGTACGATCGGGCCGTGACGGTGCTCGGCGAGGACCACAAGTTACAGGCCCGACAGCTCCGGACGACGCTGGAGTTGCTGGGCAACGATACCGACGACCTCCGGCAGGTGCTGTACTCCTACGTCAACCTCCCCGAGGGGAAGATGAGTACCCGTCGCGGGACCGGCGTCGATCTGGACGACCTGCTGGACGAGGCGATCGACCGGGCGCGCGAGGAGGTCGAGGACCGGCTCGACGACCGCATCCGCGACGACGAACTCGACGACGACGACATCGAGCGCATCGCCCATCAGGTCGGGATCGGTGCCGTTCGGTACGACATCGTCTCGAAACAGCCGACGAAGGCGATCACCTTCGAGTGGGACCGCGCGCTGGACTTCGAGGCCCAGTCCGCACCGTACGTCCAGTACGTCCACGCGCGCTGTTGTGGGATCCTGGAAGAGGCCGGCCTCGATCCCGATTCCGACCTCGAGACCCAGGACGTGACTCTCGAGGCCCTCGAGGCCGACCTGCTCGGGACCGACGCCGAGCGGGACTTGCTCGAGACGATCGCGCGGTTCCCGGCGGTCGTCGACGAGGCCGGCGACGACCTCGAGCCCCACCGGATCGCGACCTACACTCGCGAGTTCGCCGATCGGTTCAACGGCTTCTACCGGGAGTGTCCGGTGCTGGCCGACGACGTCGATCCCGAGGTTCGCGAGGCCCGACTCGCGCTGGTCGCCGCCTCGAAACACACGGTCGCGAACGCCCTGTCGATCCTGGGCGTGGCCGCGCCGCGGTCGATGTAA
- the minD gene encoding cell division ATPase MinD — MSHETVYAIASGKGGVGKTTTTVNLGTALADAGARVAIVDTDLGMANLAGFVSLSPDSTTLHDVLAGDASIEDATYRLADNIVAVPSGTTLDEYAETSPEGLREAVDDLRSRFDYVLLDVGAGISHETVLPLGLADAVVLVSTPEPAAVHDTKKTVELTDRSGGEVAGLVLTRTRPDGDVSHEELADRLEVSLLGTIPEDPSARDSVYAGTPLVVYEPDGPAAVAYRRLAADLTGLEVPVPTDDEPGTADGGADDTADAASEAAADEGDGREAAHDDVSSAITEAESDP, encoded by the coding sequence ATGTCTCACGAGACTGTCTACGCCATCGCGAGCGGAAAAGGCGGCGTCGGGAAGACGACGACGACGGTCAACCTCGGCACGGCCCTCGCGGACGCCGGGGCACGCGTTGCCATCGTCGACACCGACCTCGGGATGGCGAACCTCGCCGGGTTCGTCAGCCTCTCTCCCGACTCCACGACTCTTCACGACGTGTTGGCCGGCGATGCATCGATCGAGGACGCGACCTACCGACTGGCCGACAACATTGTCGCAGTGCCGAGCGGGACGACCCTCGACGAGTACGCCGAGACCTCCCCCGAAGGGCTGCGCGAGGCCGTCGACGACCTCCGCTCGCGCTTCGACTACGTCCTGCTCGACGTCGGGGCCGGCATTAGCCACGAAACCGTCCTGCCGCTCGGACTGGCCGACGCCGTCGTTCTCGTCTCGACGCCCGAGCCCGCCGCCGTCCACGACACGAAAAAGACCGTCGAGCTGACCGACCGCTCCGGCGGCGAGGTCGCGGGCCTCGTCCTGACCCGAACCCGACCCGACGGCGACGTCTCCCACGAGGAACTCGCCGACCGCCTCGAGGTGTCGCTGCTCGGGACGATCCCCGAGGACCCGTCGGCCCGGGACAGCGTCTACGCCGGGACGCCGCTGGTCGTCTACGAACCGGACGGTCCGGCGGCCGTCGCCTACCGGCGGCTCGCCGCCGATCTAACCGGCCTCGAGGTTCCCGTCCCGACCGACGACGAACCGGGGACGGCCGATGGGGGCGCAGACGACACGGCGGACGCGGCGTCCGAGGCGGCCGCCGACGAGGGCGACGGACGGGAAGCCGCCCACGACGACGTCTCGAGTGCGATCACCGAAGCCGAGTCCGATCCCTGA
- a CDS encoding NUDIX hydrolase, which translates to MVSRPPTFCPDCGTRLERTSADDRERKRCPACEAIVWHNPVPCAGVAVVDRSRPDPAVLCVERGVPPGVGEWTIPGGHMETGEEPPAAAARELEEETGVAVDPADLEILSASAMPPRTGKHVVTVHYVADRADATGEPVAGSDATDARFWTPAAFDASSETFRPVHEERFREAAQSLE; encoded by the coding sequence ATGGTCAGCCGACCCCCGACGTTCTGTCCCGACTGTGGCACCCGCCTCGAGCGGACGAGCGCCGACGACCGCGAGCGAAAGCGCTGCCCGGCCTGCGAGGCGATCGTCTGGCACAACCCCGTCCCCTGTGCCGGCGTCGCCGTCGTCGACCGCTCCCGGCCGGACCCGGCCGTTCTCTGTGTCGAGCGGGGCGTCCCGCCGGGCGTCGGCGAGTGGACGATCCCCGGCGGCCACATGGAGACCGGCGAGGAACCGCCCGCGGCGGCCGCCCGCGAACTCGAGGAGGAGACCGGCGTCGCCGTCGATCCGGCCGACCTCGAGATCCTGTCCGCGTCGGCGATGCCGCCCCGAACGGGCAAACACGTCGTGACGGTCCACTACGTGGCCGACCGGGCCGACGCCACCGGCGAACCGGTCGCGGGTAGCGACGCGACGGACGCCCGGTTCTGGACGCCCGCCGCGTTCGACGCCTCGAGCGAGACGTTTCGGCCGGTCCACGAGGAGCGGTTTCGGGAGGCTGCGCAGTCTCTCGAGTGA
- a CDS encoding pyridoxal-phosphate dependent enzyme, producing the protein MAADLTCPDCGTVYEAGPDEPWRCGCGHALEFDERPHPQGDPLPLHNLDTTEGLWTFFEFLPIEQHVTFYEGFTPLVEAPDWDAQFKLEYVFPTGSFKDRGATTTLSRAVELGVEKVIEDSSGNAGASIATYAARAGLDADIYVPADVKQSKLMTIQRADARPVRIEGSREDVTAACHRAVEGDGDGEAPFQTGDGWYASHAWNPAFYAGTMTFAFEVAAQQGWTVPDAVVLPIGHGTLFLGAYRGFSLLNEAGIVDGMPRLLGAQAAGYAPIVAALGGDTADGDGTTIADGIRISEPARGTEILEAIEETDGDAISLGGGPIETTLDRLHRNGFYVEPTCAVAPAALEQYRENGVVDDGDDVVVPLTGSGLKTL; encoded by the coding sequence ATGGCGGCCGATCTCACCTGCCCCGACTGCGGGACCGTCTACGAGGCCGGACCGGACGAACCCTGGCGCTGTGGCTGTGGCCACGCACTGGAGTTCGACGAGCGACCGCACCCGCAGGGCGATCCGCTCCCGCTGCACAACCTCGACACGACCGAGGGCCTGTGGACCTTCTTCGAGTTCCTCCCGATCGAACAGCACGTCACCTTCTACGAGGGCTTTACGCCGCTGGTCGAGGCCCCCGACTGGGACGCGCAGTTCAAACTCGAGTACGTCTTCCCCACGGGATCGTTCAAGGACCGCGGCGCGACGACGACGCTCTCGCGGGCGGTCGAACTCGGCGTCGAGAAGGTCATCGAGGACTCCTCGGGCAACGCCGGCGCGTCGATCGCGACCTACGCCGCGCGGGCGGGGCTGGACGCGGACATCTACGTCCCCGCCGACGTCAAGCAGTCGAAGCTGATGACGATCCAGCGGGCCGACGCCCGCCCGGTTCGGATCGAGGGCTCTCGGGAGGACGTCACCGCGGCCTGTCACCGGGCCGTCGAGGGCGACGGGGACGGCGAGGCCCCCTTCCAGACCGGCGACGGCTGGTACGCCAGCCACGCCTGGAACCCCGCCTTCTACGCGGGCACGATGACCTTCGCGTTCGAGGTGGCCGCCCAGCAGGGCTGGACCGTCCCCGACGCCGTCGTCCTCCCGATCGGTCACGGGACGCTCTTTTTGGGCGCGTATCGGGGCTTCTCGCTGCTGAACGAGGCGGGCATCGTCGACGGGATGCCGCGGCTACTGGGCGCGCAGGCGGCCGGCTACGCCCCCATCGTCGCCGCGCTCGGCGGGGACACCGCCGACGGCGATGGGACGACCATCGCCGACGGCATTCGGATCAGCGAACCCGCACGCGGCACCGAGATCCTCGAGGCGATCGAGGAAACCGACGGTGACGCCATCTCCCTCGGTGGGGGACCGATCGAGACCACGCTCGACCGACTACATCGCAACGGCTTCTACGTCGAACCCACCTGTGCGGTCGCGCCGGCGGCCCTCGAGCAGTACCGCGAAAACGGCGTCGTCGACGACGGGGACGACGTCGTCGTCCCGCTGACCGGCAGTGGATTGAAGACCCTTTGA
- a CDS encoding succinylglutamate desuccinylase/aspartoacylase family protein produces the protein MTTTLGTASAGPGEIDTGRLEVGETRDGSPFGLPVAVVNGAKPGKTLYMQAASDGDELNGVGVVQRVVPRLDPAELSGTILIVGIVNYHAFQVAEHRNPIDDTKMNRAYPGNEGGTSTERIAAATFETASRADLILDLHQGSTSRMVDEVRVRCGKRHRLHDQCLELAKAFGCGYVLDQKGPDGQLARAAPDEGIPTVDPELGGAVGWDEESVRKGVTGVFNVLRYYNFLEEAHPLEVQTRAKGFEQYGAPAGGLVTRTKDLGDRVRPGETLFEVTTPFGEPKAEVTADSDGILWRARRLPQVATGEYVCSVGTDVDEY, from the coding sequence ATGACGACGACGCTCGGTACGGCGAGCGCGGGGCCCGGGGAGATCGATACGGGCCGTCTCGAGGTCGGCGAGACGCGGGATGGCAGTCCGTTCGGACTGCCCGTGGCCGTGGTCAACGGCGCGAAGCCGGGGAAGACCCTCTACATGCAGGCGGCGAGCGACGGCGACGAACTCAACGGCGTCGGCGTCGTCCAGCGGGTCGTGCCGCGACTGGACCCCGCCGAACTCTCGGGGACGATCCTGATCGTGGGCATCGTCAACTACCACGCGTTCCAGGTGGCCGAACACCGCAACCCGATCGACGACACGAAGATGAACAGGGCCTATCCGGGCAACGAGGGCGGCACCTCGACCGAACGGATCGCGGCCGCGACCTTCGAGACCGCCTCGCGGGCCGACCTGATCCTCGATCTCCACCAGGGGTCGACCAGCCGGATGGTAGACGAGGTCCGGGTCCGCTGTGGCAAGCGCCACCGGCTCCACGATCAGTGTCTCGAGCTGGCGAAGGCCTTCGGCTGCGGCTACGTTCTCGACCAGAAGGGGCCGGACGGCCAGCTGGCCCGCGCGGCCCCCGACGAGGGGATCCCGACCGTCGACCCCGAACTCGGCGGGGCCGTCGGCTGGGACGAGGAGAGCGTTCGAAAGGGCGTCACGGGCGTGTTCAACGTCCTCCGGTACTACAACTTCCTCGAGGAGGCCCACCCGCTCGAGGTCCAGACGCGAGCGAAGGGCTTCGAGCAGTACGGGGCCCCGGCCGGCGGGCTCGTGACCCGAACGAAAGACCTCGGGGATCGGGTCCGCCCGGGCGAGACGCTGTTCGAGGTGACGACCCCCTTCGGCGAGCCGAAAGCGGAGGTGACCGCCGACAGCGACGGCATCCTCTGGCGGGCCAGACGGCTCCCGCAGGTCGCGACCGGGGAGTACGTCTGCTCGGTCGGCACCGACGTCGACGAGTACTGA